In a genomic window of Candidatus Omnitrophota bacterium:
- a CDS encoding C4-type zinc ribbon domain-containing protein — protein MATIDLKKQIIGLVKLQELDSEIYALGNEKAAKPQEIAGLLASFEAKKQDLAELEKKSLEIQKQRKEKELELATNAEAVKKLQGQLYSLKTNKEFQAMQQQIADNQADGSVIEEKILISFEESDKIKARIEEENLKLKNEEKIFSEQKKKVEARVKEIDERLSQLDAQRKQAVADIDPKMLHEYERILQSRDGLAIAAVKDNSCGGCHMLLPPQVINLIKMYEHIITCEMCNRILYINE, from the coding sequence TTGGCAACAATTGATTTAAAAAAACAGATCATCGGTTTAGTAAAATTACAGGAATTAGACAGCGAAATTTACGCTTTAGGAAATGAAAAGGCGGCTAAACCCCAGGAGATTGCGGGGCTTTTGGCTTCTTTTGAAGCAAAAAAACAGGATTTAGCTGAACTGGAAAAAAAATCCCTGGAGATACAAAAACAACGCAAGGAAAAAGAACTGGAACTGGCAACCAACGCCGAAGCGGTAAAAAAACTTCAAGGCCAGCTTTATTCTTTAAAAACAAATAAAGAATTTCAGGCTATGCAACAGCAGATTGCCGATAACCAAGCCGATGGGTCGGTAATCGAAGAAAAGATCCTTATTTCTTTCGAGGAATCGGATAAGATAAAAGCCAGGATTGAAGAGGAAAATTTAAAGTTAAAAAATGAAGAGAAAATTTTTTCCGAGCAGAAAAAAAAGGTAGAGGCCCGCGTAAAAGAAATAGATGAGCGTTTGAGCCAATTAGATGCCCAAAGAAAACAGGCCGTTGCGGATATTGACCCGAAGATGCTGCATGAATATGAACGGATCCTGCAGAGCCGTGATGGTTTGGCTATTGCGGCAGTTAAGGATAATTCCTGCGGTGGCTGCCACATGCTGCTGCCTCCTCAGGTAATTAATTTGATTAAAATGTATGAGCATATCATTACCTGTGAGATGTGCAACCGCATTCTTTACATTAACGAATGA
- the aroF gene encoding 3-deoxy-7-phosphoheptulonate synthase, translating to MIIVLKPQATEAEVNHIIEKVKSLGLTPHVSKGSERTIIGVIGPEDVLRVTPLEAFPGVENVIPVLAPFRLVSREFKKDDSVIDLGKGVKIGGKEIVIMAGPCTIENIDSLFEIAREVKKAGATVLRGGAFKPRTSPYSFQGLGKAGLQMLREVGNELSLVTVSEVMDSRDVALVADYVDVLQIGCRNMQNFNLLKEVGATKKPVVLKRGMASTVKDMLMSAEYILSAGNFSVILCERGIRTFEDSTRNTLDISAVPVAKQLSHLPIIVDPSHAAGKWGLVPALARAGIAAGADGLIIEVHNHPEEAVSDGAQSLVPDRFLSLMGELKSIANSIGRKIS from the coding sequence ATGATTATCGTCTTAAAACCTCAAGCAACCGAAGCAGAAGTTAACCACATTATCGAAAAAGTAAAGTCTTTGGGCTTGACTCCGCATGTTTCTAAAGGTTCGGAGAGGACAATTATCGGGGTTATCGGCCCGGAGGACGTATTAAGGGTCACTCCTTTGGAAGCTTTTCCCGGGGTAGAAAATGTTATTCCGGTACTGGCGCCTTTTAGGCTGGTTTCCCGAGAGTTTAAGAAAGATGATTCGGTAATCGATCTGGGAAAAGGAGTAAAGATTGGCGGTAAAGAGATAGTGATTATGGCCGGACCCTGCACCATTGAAAATATCGACAGCCTTTTTGAGATTGCCAGGGAAGTGAAGAAAGCCGGAGCAACAGTATTGCGTGGAGGGGCTTTTAAGCCCAGGACATCTCCATATAGCTTTCAAGGTTTAGGCAAAGCAGGGCTGCAGATGCTTCGGGAAGTAGGTAATGAATTGAGCCTGGTTACGGTAAGCGAGGTAATGGATAGCCGCGATGTGGCCTTAGTTGCCGATTATGTGGATGTTTTGCAAATTGGCTGCCGGAACATGCAGAATTTCAATCTTTTAAAAGAGGTGGGAGCGACTAAAAAACCGGTAGTCTTGAAACGCGGAATGGCTTCTACAGTTAAGGATATGCTAATGTCGGCGGAGTATATTCTAAGCGCGGGGAACTTTTCGGTAATCCTTTGCGAAAGGGGAATTCGCACATTTGAAGATTCTACGCGCAATACTTTGGACATAAGCGCGGTGCCGGTTGCCAAGCAGCTTTCGCATCTGCCGATTATCGTTGACCCTTCGCATGCTGCCGGAAAATGGGGCTTGGTTCCGGCATTAGCTAGGGCTGGTATTGCCGCAGGGGCAGATGGCTTGATTATCGAAGTGCATAATCATCCCGAAGAAGCTGTTTCTGATGGCGCGCAATCACTGGTTCCGGATAGATTTTTAAGCCTGATGGGTGAACTCAAAAGCATTGCCAATTCCATAGGAAGAAAAATTTCATGA
- the ruvC gene encoding crossover junction endodeoxyribonuclease RuvC produces the protein MIIVGIDPALAITGYGVIESKGNSLALIEAGVIQTSAKEAAPKRLDRIYRGVLKLINDVKADCLVLEKIYSHYKHPATACILGQARGVICLAASTKRIPFFEYAATRVKKAIVGKGLASKAQVQRMVTHTLGLKTLPAYMDITDALALAIAHSYIIKSKL, from the coding sequence ATGATCATTGTCGGTATTGACCCGGCTTTGGCGATTACCGGTTACGGTGTTATTGAGTCTAAAGGGAATTCTTTAGCTTTGATTGAGGCAGGGGTAATCCAAACTTCGGCCAAAGAGGCTGCTCCAAAAAGATTGGACCGGATATACCGCGGTGTACTTAAATTGATCAATGATGTAAAAGCTGATTGCCTGGTGCTTGAAAAAATATATTCGCATTATAAGCATCCGGCAACCGCCTGTATCCTGGGCCAGGCCAGGGGAGTTATCTGTTTGGCGGCCTCAACCAAAAGGATACCTTTTTTTGAATATGCGGCTACGCGCGTAAAAAAAGCTATAGTCGGAAAAGGCCTGGCTTCTAAGGCCCAAGTGCAGAGAATGGTTACCCATACCTTGGGGCTAAAAACTTTACCGGCTTATATGGATATTACCGATGCCTTGGCGTTGGCTATCGCGCATAGTTATATTATAAAAAGTAAATTATGA
- the pheA gene encoding prephenate dehydratase: MSLDRLRNEIDSLDCKLIKLLNLRAEATKKIGKIKINTGKSIYTPEREMEVLRKIISLNNGPLKNGALEAIYREIMSAGLALEKLLKIAYMGPQASFSNLAALKRFGSQMSYIACGSIPEVFLEVERGAADYGVVPVENSIEGAVTHTLDMLVDSDLKICSQVILDVSHNLLANCAKDKIRRVYSNPQVFGQCRIWLQKNLPNAELVDVSSTTRAAEMAKKEKNSAAIASLLASKVYGLKIIASGIQDSLHNITRFLVVGKNVAARTGHDKTSLLFSIKDHIGALYETLLPFRKYGVNLTKIESRPSKKKAWEYYFFVDISGHKDDAKIQKALKELEHKCTYLKILGSYPVGE, encoded by the coding sequence ATGAGCCTGGATAGATTGCGTAACGAAATTGATTCGCTGGATTGTAAATTAATTAAATTATTAAATTTACGCGCCGAAGCGACCAAAAAGATCGGCAAAATCAAGATTAATACCGGTAAAAGCATTTATACGCCGGAAAGAGAGATGGAAGTTTTACGTAAAATTATTTCTTTAAATAACGGCCCTTTAAAAAACGGGGCTCTTGAAGCCATTTACCGGGAAATTATGTCGGCGGGACTGGCTTTAGAGAAGCTTTTAAAAATTGCGTATATGGGGCCGCAGGCGTCTTTTAGTAATTTGGCCGCTTTAAAGAGATTTGGATCGCAGATGAGTTATATTGCCTGCGGAAGTATCCCGGAAGTATTTTTAGAAGTAGAAAGAGGCGCGGCAGATTACGGAGTTGTTCCGGTAGAGAATTCTATTGAGGGGGCAGTGACGCATACTTTAGATATGCTTGTGGATTCGGATCTAAAGATTTGCTCCCAGGTGATTTTGGATGTTTCACATAATTTGCTGGCTAATTGCGCAAAAGATAAGATTCGCCGAGTTTATTCTAACCCGCAGGTTTTCGGGCAATGCCGAATCTGGCTGCAGAAAAATCTGCCCAACGCAGAGTTAGTGGATGTATCCAGCACAACCCGGGCGGCGGAAATGGCCAAGAAGGAAAAAAACAGCGCGGCTATCGCTTCGCTATTGGCTTCTAAAGTCTACGGTTTAAAAATAATCGCTTCCGGAATACAGGATTCTTTGCATAATATTACGCGTTTTTTAGTGGTTGGTAAAAATGTGGCAGCCAGGACCGGGCATGATAAAACATCCTTGCTTTTTTCGATCAAGGACCATATCGGGGCCCTCTATGAGACGCTCCTGCCTTTTCGTAAATACGGGGTTAATCTTACCAAGATCGAATCCCGGCCGTCAAAAAAGAAAGCCTGGGAATATTATTTTTTTGTGGATATTTCCGGGCACAAAGATGACGCTAAAATACAGAAGGCGTTAAAGGAATTGGAACATAAGTGTACTTACTTAAAAATATTGGGATCTTATCCGGTTGGAGAATAA
- the lepA gene encoding translation elongation factor 4, protein MDKSLLRNFSIIAHIDHGKSTLADRILEITGAVDLRHKGDQLLDDMELEKERGITIKASMVRLNYFSKKFNQEYTLNLIDTPGHVDFTYEVSKSLAACEGAILVVDAGQGIEAQTVGNYYLALENNLQVIPVINKIDLISADIPKVKSQVETVLGFKEEEIILASAKEGRGIIEILDRIVETIPAPAGQADNPLKALIFDCRFDPFKGVVVFVKVIDGQIFPKTQLKMFNAGKIYKIEELGVFKDLKYSAVDSLTCGEVGYFTANLRDPREVVIGDTITDPKNPCAQALPGYRKVKPLVFCGIYPVNPADFPELRDAMDKLKLSDASFVFEPENSQSFGTGFRCGFLGLLHMEIVQERLEREYNLNLILTVPNVVYRIKTKSGEVIEVDTPAKLCAPQDIDEALEPYASLLMIVPVDSIEAVCDFSKSRRGIFISNEYLGEDRVKVVFSIPLSEIIVDFYDRIKSITRGYGSMDYEVKEYLSTKLVKLDILLNGQICDAFSSLMFKEKATSRAHLLVSKLKDLIPRQLFEVSIQAAVGSQILASEKIRSVGKHATSKCSGGDITRKRKLWETQKKGKKRLKQFGKVEIPQEAFLEVLKI, encoded by the coding sequence ATGGATAAATCTCTCTTAAGGAATTTTTCGATTATCGCCCATATTGATCATGGTAAATCTACTTTGGCTGACCGGATATTGGAGATAACCGGAGCGGTTGATCTGCGCCATAAAGGGGATCAACTGCTTGATGATATGGAACTGGAAAAGGAACGAGGAATTACCATTAAAGCTTCAATGGTCAGGTTGAATTATTTTTCTAAAAAATTCAATCAAGAGTATACTCTAAATCTTATTGATACTCCGGGGCATGTTGATTTTACTTATGAAGTATCTAAATCTTTGGCTGCCTGTGAAGGCGCTATCCTGGTGGTTGATGCCGGGCAGGGGATTGAGGCCCAAACCGTCGGCAATTACTATCTGGCATTAGAAAATAACCTGCAGGTTATTCCGGTAATCAATAAAATTGATTTGATTTCCGCGGATATCCCTAAGGTAAAATCGCAGGTGGAAACCGTTTTAGGTTTTAAGGAGGAGGAAATTATCCTGGCATCAGCAAAGGAAGGGCGCGGTATTATTGAAATTTTAGATAGAATTGTGGAAACGATTCCGGCTCCCGCAGGACAGGCGGATAATCCGCTTAAAGCATTAATTTTTGACTGCCGTTTTGATCCTTTTAAAGGCGTGGTAGTCTTTGTAAAAGTAATTGACGGGCAAATTTTCCCTAAAACCCAATTAAAAATGTTTAATGCCGGCAAAATTTATAAGATTGAAGAACTGGGGGTCTTTAAGGATTTAAAATATTCTGCGGTGGACTCCTTAACCTGCGGAGAGGTCGGTTATTTTACGGCTAACCTGCGTGACCCGCGAGAGGTGGTTATCGGAGACACAATTACCGACCCTAAAAATCCCTGCGCTCAAGCTTTACCGGGTTACCGTAAAGTAAAGCCCCTGGTTTTTTGCGGAATTTATCCGGTTAATCCGGCGGATTTTCCGGAATTACGCGATGCTATGGATAAGTTAAAACTTTCCGATGCTTCTTTTGTGTTTGAGCCGGAAAATTCCCAATCATTCGGGACAGGTTTTCGCTGCGGCTTCCTGGGGCTCTTGCATATGGAGATTGTCCAGGAAAGGCTGGAGCGGGAGTATAACTTAAACCTTATCCTCACCGTGCCCAATGTAGTCTACCGCATAAAAACAAAATCCGGAGAAGTTATCGAAGTAGATACGCCGGCCAAGCTTTGCGCTCCACAGGATATCGATGAGGCTCTTGAACCATATGCCAGTTTGCTAATGATCGTGCCGGTTGATTCTATCGAAGCGGTTTGCGATTTTAGCAAATCCCGCCGGGGAATTTTTATTTCAAATGAATATTTAGGCGAGGACCGCGTAAAGGTGGTGTTTTCTATACCTCTTTCTGAAATAATTGTCGATTTTTATGACCGGATAAAATCGATTACCCGCGGCTATGGCTCAATGGATTACGAAGTTAAAGAATATTTATCGACAAAATTAGTGAAACTGGATATACTGTTAAACGGCCAGATTTGCGACGCTTTTTCTTCCTTAATGTTTAAAGAAAAGGCCACCTCAAGGGCCCATCTTTTAGTAAGTAAATTGAAAGACCTGATTCCCCGGCAGCTGTTTGAAGTATCGATCCAGGCAGCGGTAGGAAGCCAGATTTTAGCTTCTGAGAAAATACGTTCAGTAGGCAAGCATGCCACAAGTAAGTGTTCTGGAGGGGATATTACGCGTAAGCGCAAACTCTGGGAAACCCAGAAAAAAGGCAAAAAAAGGCTAAAGCAATTCGGTAAGGTCGAGATCCCGCAAGAAGCATTTTTGGAGGTATTAAAAATATGA
- the scpB gene encoding SMC-Scp complex subunit ScpB, producing MEENNLKSAVEALIFASERPVTLEQIKKVLGITDNASVNKIIEELRSEYETQNRGIRVVEVAGGFQMTTCAVFAPFLKKLFKNRYSDKLSRQALESLAIIAYKQPLTKAEIESLRNVNVDGVMKSLLDKNLIRVCGRKKIPGRPFVFGTTREFLEHFGLKSLQDLPKIEDFTVMAQKKEEEAGIEPLSQTDLEVKE from the coding sequence ATGGAAGAGAATAATTTAAAATCCGCTGTTGAAGCATTAATTTTTGCATCCGAAAGGCCCGTTACCTTAGAGCAGATAAAAAAGGTCCTGGGGATTACGGATAATGCCAGCGTAAATAAAATTATTGAAGAATTAAGAAGCGAATACGAAACTCAAAATAGGGGTATCCGCGTAGTCGAGGTTGCCGGAGGGTTTCAGATGACCACCTGCGCTGTTTTTGCCCCCTTCTTAAAAAAACTATTTAAGAACCGTTACAGCGATAAGTTATCCCGGCAGGCTCTTGAGAGCCTGGCGATTATTGCCTATAAACAACCGTTGACCAAGGCCGAGATTGAATCTTTAAGGAACGTGAATGTCGATGGGGTGATGAAAAGCTTACTTGATAAAAATTTAATCCGCGTTTGCGGAAGAAAAAAGATCCCCGGCAGGCCTTTTGTTTTTGGGACAACCCGGGAATTCCTGGAGCATTTCGGTTTAAAATCGCTGCAAGATTTGCCAAAGATCGAAGATTTCACGGTGATGGCGCAAAAAAAGGAAGAAGAGGCCGGTATAGAGCCGCTTAGCCAAACAGACCTGGAGGTTAAAGAATGA
- a CDS encoding YebC/PmpR family DNA-binding transcriptional regulator has translation MSGHSKWKTNKGKKGIADAKRGATFTKIIKELVVVARDGGGNPDSNPRLRAIMQKAKEANMPSDNVKMAIKRGTGELPGVVYEAVMYEAYGPGGVAILIDSLTDNKNRTTAELRNLMSKRGGNMAGAGAVSWMFTQKGYISVAKEKIKEDELMNIVLDAGAEDMKHDNNLYEIFTSIQDLERVKAALQEKGIKWDDAELTMIPSSTIKVTGNEAKQVLALIESLEEHDDVQQVYANFDIPDEILDQVASEQ, from the coding sequence ATGTCAGGTCATTCTAAATGGAAGACAAATAAGGGGAAAAAAGGCATCGCTGATGCTAAAAGAGGGGCAACCTTCACCAAGATTATCAAGGAGCTGGTGGTGGTGGCCAGGGACGGCGGCGGCAATCCCGATTCTAATCCCCGATTACGCGCAATAATGCAGAAGGCCAAAGAAGCGAATATGCCTTCGGATAACGTGAAGATGGCAATTAAACGCGGAACCGGCGAGCTGCCCGGGGTAGTCTATGAGGCGGTAATGTATGAAGCTTACGGCCCGGGAGGCGTTGCGATTTTAATCGATTCGCTTACCGATAATAAAAATCGCACTACCGCCGAGCTGCGTAATCTTATGTCCAAAAGAGGCGGCAATATGGCCGGGGCAGGCGCGGTAAGCTGGATGTTTACGCAAAAAGGCTATATCTCGGTGGCTAAAGAAAAGATCAAGGAAGATGAACTGATGAATATTGTCCTAGATGCCGGCGCCGAAGATATGAAACACGATAATAATCTCTATGAGATTTTCACTTCGATCCAGGATTTGGAAAGAGTAAAGGCGGCGCTGCAGGAAAAAGGGATCAAATGGGATGACGCGGAGTTAACCATGATTCCCTCATCCACGATTAAAGTTACCGGCAACGAAGCCAAGCAAGTGTTGGCTTTGATAGAATCGCTGGAGGAGCATGATGATGTGCAGCAGGTTTATGCTAATTTTGATATTCCGGATGAAATTTTAGATCAGGTTGCTTCTGAGCAATGA
- the cmk gene encoding (d)CMP kinase produces the protein MIIAVDGPSGAGKSTVARILAKKLGFLYIDTGAMYRALTLKALENNVPINDQSRIFKLAEGARIGLHNNPDGSLSVILDGKDVSLDIRRPRITQVVSDLAKIKEVRQVLVKLQRELGQKGDCVLDGRDIGTVVFPDAAKKFFIDASPEERVNRRFKELKGLGQNVSENDVAKDLANRDKIDSTRKASPLRKAEDAIYIDTTKLSIEQVVGKMMECIR, from the coding sequence ATGATTATTGCTGTTGACGGCCCATCCGGGGCGGGAAAAAGCACGGTCGCCAGGATCTTAGCTAAGAAATTGGGATTTCTATATATTGATACCGGAGCAATGTATCGGGCCTTAACCTTAAAAGCGTTAGAAAATAATGTGCCCATTAATGACCAGTCGCGGATTTTTAAGCTCGCCGAAGGAGCGAGGATAGGTTTACATAATAATCCCGATGGATCATTAAGTGTTATTTTAGACGGCAAAGACGTTTCTTTAGATATTCGCAGGCCCAGAATCACCCAAGTAGTTTCTGATCTGGCTAAGATTAAAGAGGTGCGCCAGGTATTGGTCAAGCTGCAGAGAGAACTTGGCCAAAAAGGGGATTGCGTTTTAGACGGCAGGGATATTGGCACGGTAGTTTTTCCTGACGCGGCGAAGAAATTTTTTATCGATGCATCCCCGGAGGAGCGGGTAAACCGGCGCTTTAAAGAATTAAAAGGCTTAGGGCAGAATGTTTCAGAAAATGATGTTGCCAAAGATTTAGCCAATCGCGATAAGATCGATTCTACCCGCAAGGCTTCTCCATTACGTAAGGCAGAGGATGCAATTTATATTGATACTACCAAACTTTCTATAGAGCAGGTAGTAGGTAAAATGATGGAATGTATAAGGTAA
- a CDS encoding prephenate dehydrogenase, giving the protein MFNKVVIIGTGLIGGSLGLDLRKKHLAGQVIGLSRKKENANLAKRSGAIDSVGPSLDVVKDADLVILAAPVDAIMDMAPKIADKLKKDCIVIDVGSSKEKIVSKLSALIPNFLGCHPLTGSEKRGAANLGAGIFSGSVCVITPTPKTVKKTLEKIKLLWQKLGSSVVILSAKKHDRILASTSHLPHTIAFSLIGSVPNQFLNLSSGGLKDTTRIASSDARLWSQIFLSNRGNLLAALSSFQVKLNALKLALKNKNKKLLTKILASAQKKRKKLR; this is encoded by the coding sequence ATGTTTAATAAAGTAGTGATTATCGGTACCGGCTTAATCGGAGGGTCTCTGGGGCTGGATTTAAGAAAAAAGCATTTGGCTGGTCAGGTTATTGGCTTAAGCCGTAAAAAAGAAAACGCAAATTTAGCCAAAAGAAGCGGAGCGATTGATTCTGTCGGTCCATCTCTAGACGTAGTCAAGGACGCGGATCTGGTTATATTGGCTGCTCCGGTTGATGCGATTATGGATATGGCGCCTAAAATCGCCGATAAATTAAAAAAAGATTGCATAGTTATCGATGTTGGCAGCAGCAAAGAAAAAATAGTCTCCAAATTAAGCGCTCTTATCCCGAATTTTCTTGGCTGCCATCCTTTGACAGGCTCAGAGAAAAGAGGAGCCGCTAATCTTGGAGCGGGTATTTTTAGCGGTTCGGTTTGTGTTATTACCCCCACCCCTAAAACCGTCAAAAAAACATTAGAGAAAATCAAACTGCTTTGGCAAAAATTAGGATCTAGCGTGGTTATTCTTTCTGCGAAGAAACACGATCGGATTTTAGCTTCTACCAGCCACCTGCCGCATACGATAGCTTTTTCATTGATCGGCTCAGTCCCGAATCAATTCTTAAACTTAAGTTCGGGGGGGCTAAAGGATACTACGCGAATCGCTTCTTCCGATGCCCGCCTTTGGAGCCAGATTTTCCTAAGTAACCGCGGTAATTTATTGGCCGCGCTTTCCTCCTTCCAGGTTAAACTCAACGCTTTAAAGCTTGCCTTAAAAAATAAGAATAAAAAACTTTTAACAAAAATTCTTGCATCTGCACAGAAAAAACGAAAGAAACTAAGATGA
- the lepB gene encoding signal peptidase I, which produces MSLKKKSVLRDWVESIIVAFILAMVIRTFVVQAFKIPTGSMRMTLLEGDLILVNKFIYGAKVPFTSHRLPAVRQPKRGDVVVFIYPEDKKKDFIKRLVGLPGETIEIKGGSIYVNDKPAPEPIFNQIYYYNRGDFASEGQKIRVPANSYFVLGDNSVSSKDSRYWGFVPKDDLLGQALIVYWPPQRIRLIK; this is translated from the coding sequence ATGAGTTTAAAAAAGAAATCGGTTTTGCGCGATTGGGTTGAATCAATTATCGTTGCCTTTATTTTGGCTATGGTGATCCGGACCTTTGTCGTCCAGGCTTTTAAGATTCCCACTGGGTCAATGCGCATGACCTTGTTGGAAGGAGACCTTATACTGGTAAATAAGTTTATTTACGGGGCAAAAGTCCCTTTTACTAGCCATCGCCTGCCCGCGGTACGCCAGCCAAAGCGGGGGGATGTGGTTGTTTTTATTTATCCCGAAGATAAGAAAAAAGATTTTATTAAAAGACTGGTTGGCCTGCCGGGAGAAACCATTGAGATTAAAGGCGGTTCAATTTATGTAAATGATAAACCGGCACCCGAGCCGATCTTTAATCAAATTTATTATTATAATCGGGGCGATTTTGCTTCCGAAGGCCAGAAGATCCGCGTGCCCGCTAACAGTTATTTTGTTTTAGGAGATAACTCTGTTTCTTCAAAAGACAGCCGTTATTGGGGTTTTGTGCCTAAAGACGACCTGTTGGGCCAGGCCTTGATTGTTTACTGGCCGCCGCAGCGGATCAGGTTGATTAAATGA
- a CDS encoding OB-fold domain-containing protein, translated as MISGITGKVLEKGLNYLVLDLCGLSYEVFIPTCVMQGLDKSMACDGKISLLTYHYYQVEQAKSIPVLIGFLSQVEKDFFEIFITVSGIGPRAALKALNKPISLIAKAIDEGDLVFLKSLPGIGEQRAKEIVAKLQNKVGKFGLIKDHGIEEKTACKDISEEALDVLLQLEYKRSEAQGMIKKVLEMNSGVSTTEELLNLVYKQKRAGR; from the coding sequence ATGATCTCTGGAATTACCGGAAAGGTTCTGGAAAAAGGTTTAAATTATTTAGTCCTGGATTTATGCGGGCTAAGTTATGAGGTTTTTATACCCACTTGCGTTATGCAGGGGCTTGATAAATCCATGGCTTGCGATGGTAAGATCTCCCTGTTAACCTATCATTATTATCAGGTTGAGCAAGCCAAGAGTATTCCCGTATTAATCGGGTTCTTAAGCCAGGTGGAAAAGGATTTTTTTGAAATATTTATCACGGTTTCCGGTATCGGCCCGCGGGCGGCGCTAAAGGCCTTAAATAAACCCATTTCATTAATCGCTAAAGCTATTGATGAAGGTGATTTAGTTTTTTTAAAATCCCTTCCCGGTATCGGCGAGCAAAGGGCAAAAGAAATCGTGGCTAAGCTGCAGAATAAAGTAGGTAAATTCGGCCTGATCAAAGATCACGGTATAGAAGAAAAAACCGCCTGTAAAGATATATCCGAAGAGGCTTTGGATGTTTTGTTGCAATTAGAGTATAAAAGATCAGAGGCGCAGGGCATGATTAAGAAAGTTTTAGAAATGAATTCCGGGGTCAGCACTACCGAGGAGTTGTTGAATCTAGTGTATAAGCAAAAACGGGCTGGCAGGTAA
- the hisC gene encoding histidinol-phosphate transaminase, protein MNSLVCKSVLNVKPYVPGKPIEETKRQLGLKEVVKLASNENPFGPSPKAVKAMQKSLSGVNRYPDAQGFYLKKRLARHFGLAAENFVLGNGSDEIIDVLIKTFVEADENIVTSDTTFLEYEIIAQVNSRKVKKAPLRYFKYDLGAILKLVDKKTKLVFIANPNNPTGTYVTKYEVADFLKALPKRVIVVFDEAYDTFIDVDDYPESLSYLRRKKKVIILRTFSKAYGLAGLRLGYAIADPELVSYMERVRQPFNVNILAQVAGLAAIADRDFLKKTRRLTLEGKDFIYQALAKMGLGYVPSVANFILIDVEKDGQEVFKSMLKFGVIVREMSQYGLKNFIRLTIGSQKENQRSVRVLRKVLASRA, encoded by the coding sequence GTGAATAGTTTGGTTTGTAAAAGTGTTCTGAATGTTAAACCTTATGTTCCTGGCAAGCCTATTGAGGAAACCAAAAGGCAGCTAGGGTTAAAAGAAGTAGTTAAGCTGGCTTCCAACGAAAATCCTTTCGGGCCATCGCCAAAAGCGGTCAAGGCAATGCAAAAAAGTTTATCCGGGGTTAACCGTTATCCGGATGCCCAGGGATTCTATCTAAAGAAGCGCCTGGCCAGGCACTTTGGATTAGCTGCGGAAAATTTTGTCCTGGGTAACGGTTCCGATGAAATAATCGATGTTTTGATCAAGACTTTTGTGGAAGCGGATGAAAATATCGTAACCAGCGATACAACTTTTCTTGAGTATGAGATTATCGCCCAGGTCAATAGCCGCAAGGTAAAAAAGGCGCCTTTGCGCTATTTTAAATATGATTTAGGGGCGATCCTGAAACTGGTGGATAAGAAAACCAAACTGGTTTTTATCGCCAATCCCAATAATCCTACCGGCACCTATGTTACCAAATATGAGGTTGCGGATTTCCTAAAGGCATTGCCCAAACGGGTCATTGTTGTTTTTGATGAAGCTTATGATACTTTTATTGATGTAGATGATTATCCGGAAAGTTTAAGTTACCTTAGAAGGAAAAAGAAGGTGATTATCCTCAGGACTTTTTCTAAAGCATATGGTTTAGCCGGATTACGTTTGGGATATGCGATCGCCGATCCGGAATTAGTTTCTTATATGGAGAGAGTACGCCAGCCCTTTAATGTCAATATCCTGGCCCAGGTGGCGGGACTGGCGGCAATCGCCGACCGGGATTTTTTAAAGAAAACCCGGCGGCTGACCTTAGAAGGCAAGGATTTTATTTATCAAGCGCTAGCTAAAATGGGTTTAGGGTATGTGCCTTCAGTGGCTAATTTTATTTTAATTGACGTAGAAAAAGACGGTCAGGAGGTATTTAAATCCATGCTTAAATTCGGGGTGATTGTCCGGGAAATGAGCCAGTACGGCCTTAAGAATTTTATTCGCCTGACTATCGGCAGCCAAAAAGAAAACCAGAGGTCAGTGCGCGTCTTAAGGAAAGTTTTAGCATCCCGCGCCTAA